One genomic window of Struthio camelus isolate bStrCam1 chromosome 1, bStrCam1.hap1, whole genome shotgun sequence includes the following:
- the GGACT gene encoding gamma-glutamylaminecyclotransferase isoform X2, with the protein MARIFVYGTLKQGQPNYQHMLNTAKGIAKFQGRGRTVEKYPLVIAGKYNIPYMLNIPGTGHHVAGEIYSVDDQMLQFLDEFEGCPNMYQRTPMSIEVVEWEGKSSVPGERPAAHSIMECFVYSTTTYQPEWVNLPYYDNYDSSGKHGLSYVLRESRD; encoded by the coding sequence ATGGCTCGCATCTTCGTGTACGGCACGCTTAAGCAGGGCCAGCCCAACTACCAGCACATGCTCAACACTGCCAAGGGCATCGCAAAATTCCAAGGACGGGGACGCACCGTGGAGAAATACCCGCTGGTGATCGCCGGAAAATATAACATTCCTTATATGCTGAACATCCCGGGCACGGGACACCACGTTGCTGGAGAGATTTATTCCGTCGACGACCAGATGCTGCAATTCCTCGATGAATTTGAAGGCTGCCCGAACATGTATCAGCGTACCCCGATGAGCATCGAAGTGGTGgagtgggaagggaaaagcagcgtACCTGGCGAGAGGCCAGCCGCGCACAGCATCATGGAGTGCTTCGTGTACAGCACGACCACCTACCAGCCCGAGTGGGTAAATCTCCCGTACTATGACAATTACGATTCCTCGGGGAAACACGGCCTTTCTTACGTGCTACGGGAAAGTCGAGATTAG
- the GGACT gene encoding gamma-glutamylaminecyclotransferase isoform X1, with translation MIYMYLVLHSSARRKVFSSAMARIFVYGTLKQGQPNYQHMLNTAKGIAKFQGRGRTVEKYPLVIAGKYNIPYMLNIPGTGHHVAGEIYSVDDQMLQFLDEFEGCPNMYQRTPMSIEVVEWEGKSSVPGERPAAHSIMECFVYSTTTYQPEWVNLPYYDNYDSSGKHGLSYVLRESRD, from the coding sequence GTGCGATGGCTCGCATCTTCGTGTACGGCACGCTTAAGCAGGGCCAGCCCAACTACCAGCACATGCTCAACACTGCCAAGGGCATCGCAAAATTCCAAGGACGGGGACGCACCGTGGAGAAATACCCGCTGGTGATCGCCGGAAAATATAACATTCCTTATATGCTGAACATCCCGGGCACGGGACACCACGTTGCTGGAGAGATTTATTCCGTCGACGACCAGATGCTGCAATTCCTCGATGAATTTGAAGGCTGCCCGAACATGTATCAGCGTACCCCGATGAGCATCGAAGTGGTGgagtgggaagggaaaagcagcgtACCTGGCGAGAGGCCAGCCGCGCACAGCATCATGGAGTGCTTCGTGTACAGCACGACCACCTACCAGCCCGAGTGGGTAAATCTCCCGTACTATGACAATTACGATTCCTCGGGGAAACACGGCCTTTCTTACGTGCTACGGGAAAGTCGAGATTAG